The nucleotide sequence GTCCTCGAAGGTAACCGTACCTACTTTCTGCGGTACGACGAGGTGGACTGGGCGTGGCGGGTCCTGGATCCGGTGCTGGAGTATTGGGACCGCCGACCGGACGGGCTGGCCTCTTACCCCGCCGGCTCGGAAGGGCCTGCAGAGGCCGGCCGGATCTTCCTCCACCGGGGGCACGTGTGGCTTCCCCTGAAGTGACCTGGTACCATCTGGGCCACTCGGCGCGAGCCGTCGCAGCTGCAACGGCGTGGCTCGTGCGGCGCCTGCGCGACCCGGGCCCCGGCACGGGCACGCTGGTGCTGGCGGGGGGGCAGGACACCGGTGGCCCTCTACGAACGGCTGGCACAGGCCCCCATCCCCTGGGAGCGCCTGGTGCTCGTGCCGAGCGATGAACGGTGCCTCCCCGAAGGAGCCCCTGAGCGCAACGATGTCATGCTGGCCCGAGCCCTCCTCTCCCGGCTGCCGGTGAAGCCCGGGGGGTTCGTGCCCATCCCCGCCCACAAGGGGCCGGCGGTGGCGGCCGCCGAGTTCGAAAAGGTGGCCTTGGGCGTGCCGCCCATCCGGGCGGCGATCCTGGGCCTGGGGGAGGACGGGCACACGGCGAGCCTGTTCCCGGGGGACGAGGCCCTCGAGGCGAGGGGATGGGCGGCGCCGGTGTGGCGGGCGCCCAAGCCGCCGCCCGAGCGGGTGACGCTCACCCTGGAGGCGCTCGGGCGGGCCGACGACGTCCTCTTCCTGGCGTTGGGGACTGCCAAGGAGGATGCGCTGCGGCGCTGGATGGCCGGGGAGGCGCTGCCCGCGGCGCGGGTGCACCCCCGAAAGAGCCTCGCCGTCTTTACCGATAGAGATCCTGCCTTCTCGTCACAGCGTTGAGGGCATCCCGTCGCATTCGAAGCACAGGATGACGCCCGCACGCCAAATGACCCGGGCCGGGGTCGCGAGGTGCCCGGACCGGGCGGCGGCGTCGCAACGACAACTGCCGGCGATTTCCGACAGGACTGGCGAGCGCTCTCCGAGAAGGCAGTCGCTGAGACGTCTGGAGACGAGAGGTGGGGCCAGGGTGGTAAGCATGCGAGGCCTGGTCGGAGCAGTCGGGATGGGGATGACCCTCGCCCTGGCAGTAGTGGTCGCCGGCACCTCCACCGGTGCGCAGGCAGCTCCGGGCACTACGTCATCTGCGGGTATCGTGTCGCTTTCAGAGATGGCGGATCCTGGGGGCTTGGGCACGAGCGCCAGGGTTGCCGGCATGGGCGGGGCGTTCGTGGCATTGGCGGATGACGGCGCCTCCGTTTTCTACAACCCTGCCGGCCTGGCGTTCCTGGAAGGACCCGAGATCCAGGGTGCCTACGCGTCGGGGCCGGCCGGGACGCCGGGAGGGCAGCCGGCGACCCGGGTGGGTGGGCTCGTCGCGACCCGGCACGTCGGGTTGGGAGCGACCCGGCTGGCCGTGCCGGGGGAGGGCGGCGATCTCGAGAGCTGGGACGCGACCGCCGCTGTCGCTGCCCGGATGTGGGTCGTCGGCCTGGGCGTCTCGGGCCACTACCTGGCGTCCGCGATGGGCGGGGCCGACCAGGAGCGGGGCTGGAGCGCCGACGCCGGCGTCCTGGTCAGCGCCGGGCCCTTACGGGTAGGGGCCGTGATGCGCAACGCCGCCGGCAGCCTCACGGGGGCAGACCAGACCCAACGGGACGTTTCGGGCATGCGCCAGGTGGCGTATGGGGCGGCCCTGAGGCTCGGCTTTGCCAACCTCGCGGCAGACTACGTGCAGCCGCCCTCCGGGTGGGGGGAGGATGCCCCGGCGGTGGTGCGAGCGGGAGCCGAGATCAGGTTGGGGCCAATCGCCTTGAGGGCTGGCGGCTCCCGGCCGCAGCGTGAGGACTCCTCTTTCCCGTTCCTCAAAGAACGGCGCACCGTGGGCGCCTCCCTCCAGCTGGGGGGCCTGCGCCTCGACTATGCGGCGTCAGAGCCGTGGAACGATGGCGACCCTCTCTGGGGAGCGCACCCCCAGGACCGCGTCCAGAGCCTCGGGCTGCGGGCGGCCTTTTAGCCTGGTGTCCTGCCGGTCGCGTCGGGCGAGACGGCCAGGGTCCTTCGAGGCCGGGACCGCGCCGGGCCCATGCGGTACGTTGCCATGCTGCGCGCGGCGGGCTCCGCGCTGCGAGGTGCCGAGCCCGAGTGCGTGGCGCCCCTGACCCAGGGGGATTCCGGCGTCACGTACGAAGAGGCCCGGGGTTGAAGGCTGCGCGGGTAGTGTGACCGGCTGGCCGGGGGCGAATCGGCCGGTTCATCCGGAGACGAAGGGGAGTCTGGCTGCGAGGTGTCCGCCGGCGAGGGAGGCGCAGGCGCCGTTGAAACCTCCTTCGGACCGGACTGGACGACGGGCTCGGCCCTCTGCGCTCTGCGCGGGGGGCTTTGAGCGGCTGACGCCAGCATGGCCCAGACGAGGCGCTCCGGGTAGAGGCCCGTCAGGTCCGTATCGGGGAACCTGACCGCCCCGCCTCGCGGATACGAGTTCGCACCGCTGCCCTCCGGCGTCGCGTCGACCAGGCGCTGGTTGCAGTTGCAGCCCATGTCACGAGTTCTCTCCTTCGGGATCTCAGTGCCGGTGCGCGTCCGTCTCGCGCCCGGCGTGCTCCATGGTATGAGACGTGAGCCGGGAGGGGGTCTTGCCAGGCCCCCTCCCGGCTCCCAAAAACCGCTACGAGCGCGGCGCGGCTCGTCGCGGCTCGTCTACCGAAAGAGCTGGACGACGAGGATGCCCCCGTTGCGGCTCCTCGCGATACCGATCCCGACCTCTGTGTAGCGCGGGTCCAGCAGGGTCTTCGCATGAGAGGGGCTACCCATCAACAGCCAGTGCGCCGTCTCCACGTTCGGGGCTCCCGTGAGGTTCTCAGCCAGGTACGGGTAGACGTAACCGGGCACGTAATGGTTGGAGTATCCGTTGGCCACCATGTATTCGGCCTTCTGCTGGGCCATGCTGCTGAGACCCTGGTCGAGCCGGAGCGGCCCCGCGCCGGCTCGAGCGCGTGCCTGGTTGATCAGGGTGAGCATCCGCTGCTGGTCCGTCCCGGCCGGGTTCGGAGTCGGAGCCGGGGGCGCCGGTTGATCCGGCGGCAGCGTGGGAGCAGCAGGAGTCTGCGGAGCGACGGGCGTCTGCACCACCGAGGAACCATTGGGGCGATACCGCTGGTAGAACGTCCAGTCGTAGATAGACCCGGATGCGGCTGCTTTCTCCGGCCCGACCAGGCCGAGGGCGGCCGTCACCAGCAGCAGGAGCAGACTCGACAGGAGAACGGTGCACGAGGGCTTGCGAGGCACTTCGGTGATCCCCCCAACTCGGCATTTCCTCCGCCGATTCTAGGGGACAACCTCCGGCCGCTCACTAGGGGATTGCTGAGGCCGGTGGGGACTTGACCCAGGCGGCCGCCCGATCGGATCCCGATCCTCCCCGTGGGGAAGATGGTGCCCCCGCACCAGGCAAACCTGGGCTTGGTTTCATAGGATGCCACCGCTTCAGGGATTCGCGACGCACGAGAGGAGGAGAATCGACCCCATGCAGGACGCGGAGCCCTCCGTTCTCGCAAGCCAGAAGCCAACGGAGTCGCTCTCCAAGAAAGAGCAGGTGTGTATCCTCGCGCTGAAGGTCTTCGACTGGTGCGTCAAACCGCTGACGGAGACGGACTGTTTCACGATCCCGGCGGAGTGCGCCCCACCCGTGCCCCCGGATCTCCCGGTAGAATGCCGTATCGTCGGCCTCACCGCGAGCATCGTGGCCCAGACGCCGGGCCCGGAGAACATCCACACCGTTACGGCCCGTGTCGACAAGGAGAAGGAGATCACCATTCTCGAATCCGTGGAGCCGCGGGTGGTCCGCTGCACCTTCACGGTGACCGCGACGTCGTTCCACACGACGACGCTGTTCGCGCCGCCGGGCACCACCAAGCAGGTGGAGGTATCGGGCGAGTGCGGGCCCTGCCGGATCTCCGCCGACGGCCGCACGGTCTGCTGTGAGGAGGCCATCTGCCTGCAGTTCGAGTCCAAGGCCCCCATCAAGCTCTGCGTACCGGCCGAGCTGTGTACCCCGAGGGTTTGCACCCAGGCGCAACCGCCGTGTCCACCCACGCCGCCAGATCAGCGCGTACCCTTGTGCGGGCCGCCGTATCCGGCCAATGCCCCGTCACATGCTTGAGCCCGCGAGGAAGACCCGCCGGACGTTCCCCGCCGGGAGGGTGCTGCTGCACGCTCCCGGCTCTTGTTCGGTCCGGACTCTTGGCGCATGGCCGACGCGGGTGGTAAACTGCTGTTCGGCGGGTGGGCCCGTAGCTCAGGCGGACAGAGCAGCGGTTTCCTAAACCGCGGGTCGGGGGTTCGAGTCCCTTCGGGCCCACCACTTCTGGCAAGGCTCCCGAGCGACGGGGCGGCAGGGACTGCGCGGGGCTGCGCCACTGTCGCCAGGACGTGAAAAACGCCTCCTGCGCACTCCGGACGTTTGGCACCGCCGTGGGTTGTCTGTGCCCGCTTGAGTTTCCCGCAGCGACCGTCGTTGGGCCGGCCTTTTCTCGTCGGAGCCACGCTCGACGCCGGCGTTCCCGGCTTGCATACTGGCTACGGCGGGTGTCGTATCGGTGACAGCAGGGAATTCGGAACCGGCCCGCCTGGATCGCGTAGCGTTCAAGAACTACAAGAACATGGGTTCACCTGGAGCGCGCGCTCCGGCTGGCTCTGGTCAAGGTAGACGATCCCGCCATCCTCGTGCTCTTCGATGCCGATGACGATTGTCCCGCAACGATGGGTCCCGGGCTTCTTCAAATGGCTGAGCAAGTACTGGGCCGACAGGCGCCCGTCGCGGTGGTGCTCGCAAAGGCGGAATACGAGACCTGGTTCGTGGCATGTCTTGACCAATTGCACGGGAAGAGGGGCATTCGAAGAGACGCCCGGGTACCCCACGACCCTGAGGCCATTCGGGGAGCCAAGGAGTATCTCGAGCAGCAAATGACGCCGGGGCGCTTCTACTCTGAAACCGTGGATCAGCCGGCCCTGACGCAGCTCATCGACGTCGAGCGCACCCGATCCCGCTCGCCTTCGTTCGACAAGCTGTGGCGAGAGGTCGAGCGGCTCGTCCTGCGGGGCCGTCCTTCTCCTTCCTGAGCGACCTCGATCGGGCTCGCGGCACCACGTCCACCCCTCGGGCGGGCGCATAGCATGAGGCCGGCCGCTCCCGCAAGGATGGCGCAGCGGCCTGCCTTGCGCGAAGCGGCCTGAGGAGGTGAACAGGCGTCATGGCGCTGTTGCTGCGGGCGTATACCACTCCTGCCAACACTACGGCGACGCCGCCGGGCGCGCCCGCCGTGGCGGTCAGCGCACCGTTTCCGCTGTGGCCCCGGATCAACGACAACGTCGTCGACGGCACGCCCGTGAGCTACCTCTGGAACGTCGACCCGCTCACCCAACCCGACGTCGATGCCGGGCAGGTCGTCACCTTCACCACCACGCTGGCGTTGCCAACCCTGATAGCGGCCGTGGCCGCCACCGTCGTCGTGGCCGTCTTCGCCGATAACGGATCGACGACCAGCCTGGCCCTCAACGGGGTGCCGGTCTCCTTCTCCGTCGTCAACCCTCTCGTCAACGGCGGTCCCGTCGTGACCTTCGGGGAGGACAACGCGCCTCCCTACTTCTGGGACAACGTCGTGGTGGGCGTGGCCGAGGTGACGCTGGCCGTGGGGGCCAACACCCTGACCCTGACGACCACGGTAGCCAACTACGCGACGCCGGGCATACCGGCGATCAGCAACCCTGCAGGGTACCTGGCAGAGGTCCGCGTCTACGCTCCCATCGCAGTCTGAGCGCAAGCCCCCCGAGCCCGGCTCGCGCCGGGCTCGGGGCCCTGGCCAGATCACGGCTCGTGCGCGTGGGCGCAGGCCCGTTCAATGCGGCGGAGCGACGCGCTCGCCGAAGCCCACGCGCACCCGGTCCCTCAGCACGACGATGTCGACCCGCCGGTTGCGTGCCCGCCCGTCGGGCGTGCGGTTATCGAAAGCCGGCCGGTACTCCGCGTACCCTACCACCAGGAACCGCCGTGGATCCAACCCCTCCACTTCGACCAGGTAGCGAACCACTTCCGTCGCCCGGCGGGTGGAGAGTTCCCAGTTGGACGGAAACGCGGCGTTATGAATCGGGCGGTCGTCGGCCGACCCCTCCACGCTGATGTCATAGGGGAGGGCCCGCAACCGGAGCGCGACGGTGTGGAGGGTGGCCTTTGCCTCGGGCTTCAGTACAGCCTGCCCCGTGTCGAACAGCGCGCTCCCGAGCATGCTCAGCACGACGCCGCGTTGCGAGGCATAGACGACGAACCGTCCGTCCTGTGCGAAGTCGGCGGCCAGGTTACGACCCAGGCGGGCAAACGGATCTTCGGACGCCGCCGCCTGCGGCGCCTCGTCCGAGGACGTATGCTCCGAGCCCGAGGACCCGGGAAGCGGTGTCTCGGGAGCCACGGGGAGATCCCGCGGTACCGGCACCGCGCCGGCCCCCTCCCCCGCCTGCCCACCGCCTTCTCCCGGTAGCAGGCCCGCCCCGCCTCCCAGGGCCATCTGGAGCGAACTTGCCAACCGGGCGTACCGCTGCTTGTCGATGTTGGCCATGGTGAACAGCACGATGAAGAAGATCATGAGCAGGGTGATCATGTCGGCGTACGTCAGAAGCCACCGCATGAGCCCGCCACCACCGTGCGGGTTGCCCGCCATGGCTGCGCCGTCCCCCCTTCCCGTGTCGCTGCGTCCCGTCAGTCACGCTGCGGGTGGTCGGTGGCCATATCCATCTCGCCTGGTGCAGCAGGAGCGGGAGCCCACGTGCTCCGTTGCGCCCGGCCCGATTCGTCCCGAAGGTAAGTCTCCAGCTTTTCACGCAGCCTGCTCGGTGTATCCCCGGTGTGGATGGCGGTGACGCCGAGGATGATCATCCGGGCATGTTCTTCGAAGCGTTCCGCCTGGCCCCGGAGTTTGGTACCCAGGGGCAGCCAGAAGAAGTTGGCCGTGAAGATGCCGTAGAAGGTGGCCATGAAGGCGGCCGCGATCGCCGGCCCGAGCCGCTCCGTGTCGCCCAGGTTGCTCAACACGTGGACGAGACCCATGACCGTCCCGATAATGCCCACCGTGGGGGCATATCCTCCGGCTTGCTCCAGGACGGCGGCCATGGACTCCAGCCGGCGGCGCTGGATCGCGACCTCCTGGTCGAGCACTTCCCGCACCGCCTGTGGATCCATCCCGTCGATGACGAGGCTGAGCCCCCGGCGCAGCAGGGGGTCGCCGAACTGGGCCAGCCGGTTTTGCAGCTCCAGAAGGCCCTGCTTACGCGCGGTGTCGGCGATTCCCACGATCTCCTCGGCGATGGCCGCGCGGTCTTCCCGTGCGGCGGAAAACGCCCTTGCCACGGCCTTGGGCAGCATGGAGAAGTCTTTGGTACGAAACGTCGTGAGGGTGAAGCCCACGGTGCCGCCGAGGACGAGGATGAGCGCCGAGGGGTTCCAGAGCTGGGCGAGGCTGCCGCCTTCCATGAAAATGGAGACCACGAGAGCTACCAGCGCGAGCGCCATACCGAGCGGTGTGGCCGCGTCCATCCCCCTACCCCCCGACCCAGTGGATCGACCTGCTCCCGTCCGATCTGTAGCGGTGGTGGGGAACCACGCTCGGGTTGGGCGGAGCATCGTCGCGGACGCCGCCCGGTTCCCTACCTGGGTGGTCGTCGGGGCCCCCTCGAGGCTCATGATGGCTCGGTTCCGATGCGGCTCGGCCGTGTAGGTTCTGCGGCGCCCTCCCGGGCGCCCGGAGGCCGCGGAAGGAAACAGCGGTCGCGCGGCGAAGAAGAGTTCTAGAACACCATGCGACGCACGGCGGTTCCCGCTCGGTACCAATCCGTTGCCCGCACCCTGCGCCAGCGCCTCCTGGACGGGGAGTACCCGCCGCGCTCGCGCCTACCCAACCAGCGCCAGCTGGCCCGCCAGTTCGGCACCACGCTGATGACGATCCGGCAGGCGCTGGCGCTGTTGCGCGACGAGGGGCTGGTGGAGGCCCGTCACGGCCGGGGCACCTTCGTCGCCGACCTGGGGAGCATGCAGGACCCCATCTACCTGGCCAGCTTCGCGGAAGTGATGGCGCAACGCGGTATCGACGTAGAGACCGTCATCGTGTCCCGAGCGGTGGAAGCGGCCTCCCCCGCGGTGGCGGATGCGCTCAGGCTGCCGCTCGACCGGGGCCGGGTGGTGGCGCTCGGCCGCGTCCGCCGGGTGGCCGGCGTGCCGATCGTTTACCAGCGCTCGTTTCTGCCGGGGTCGCTGGAGGCTCTGATGGCTCGTTACGACGCCGCGGTCCCGCTCTACGCGTTCCTGAGGGACCACGCCGGGATCGTGGCCGTGCGTTCCGTCGAGATGCTGAGGCCGTGCACCCTGGGCCACGAGGAGGCGGCCATGTTGCAGGCGCCCCTCGCGACCCCGGCCTTTCACTCCGTCCGGGTCAGCTTCGACGGGGACGGCAGACCGTTTCTTTACGACGAGGCCGTCCTGCGCGGGGACCGGGTGGAGCTGCGCATAGCCCAAGAGGGCATCCACGCCAGCACTTCGTATCACATCCTACCCCCCGGTACCGGGAAGGCCCCGGCCGTATGCGCCATGACGGCACAGCCCACGGGAGGCGAGGGCCCACGATGAACCCACTCCTGGTGGCCAGAGGCCTGGTCAAACAGTTCCCGTCCCTGCGGGCACTGGACGGGGTCAACCTCACCCTTCGCCCTGGCGAGGTGCACGGCCTCGTGGGGCAAAACGGAGCCGGCAAGTCGACCCTCATCCGGGTCCTGACGGGAGTCATGCAGCCGGACGAGGGCAGCATCGAGGTGCATGGCCGGCCCGTGCGTTATCGATCTCCCGCCGAAGCGCTGGCGGACGGCATCGCGGTGGTCCATCAGGAGCTCAGCGTGGTCCGGACCCTGGACGCCGCTGAAAACCTGTTTCTGGGAAGGCCGTACCCGCGCCGTGGCCTCTCTCCGTTGGTCGACTGGGGCCGGCTGCGCGAGACTGCTCGCACCACCCTGCATCGCCTGCACCCGGACATCCCTGTGGACGTGCCGGTGGGCCGCCTCTCCCCGGCCCTCCAGACGCTCGTCGCCATCGCCCGGGCGTTGTTGGCGGATGCGCGCGTCCTCATCCTGGACGAGCCCACCGCCTCGCTGGCTCCCGAAGAGGTGCGGCACCTCTTTGACGTGATCCGCGCCTTGCGGGAGGAAGGGAGGGGGATCCTCTACGTGTCGCACCGGCTGGGTGAGGTGCTCGAGTTGTGCGACCAGGTCACCATCCTGCGCGACGGACGGGTGGTGGCGAGCCGCCCGGCCCCGGATCTGGACGCCGCGGCGACCGTCCGCCTGATGACGGGCCGCCGGGTCGACGGGGCCGCGGCCTCAGCCGTTGTCGCCCAAACGGCGGCCGGAGCGAAGACGCCCTCGGAGGCCACGGCTCGGCCTCTGCTCGAGGTGCGTCACCTGAGCGGGCGGCGGGTTCGGGACGTCTCGTTCTCGGTGTATCGGGGTGAGGTGGTCGGGGTGGCCGGTCTGATGGGCTCAGGCCGCTCGGAGCTGCTGCGGCTGTTGGGCGGCGCCGAGCGCCCGGCTGCGGGGGAGATCCGGTTGGAAGGCCGGGTCGTCACGCTTCGGTCGCCGGCACAGGCGTTGAGGATCGGCATCGCCCGGGTCCCCGAGGAGCGGCGAGCCCACGCGCTCATCGCCAAAGCGTCCGTTCGGGACAACATCACCCTGGCCCACCTCGGGGAGTTTGCAGCCGGCGGATGGTGGCTGCGCCTTGGCCGGGAGCGCCAGGCCGCCGCGGCCATGGTGAGCCGCCTGCAGATTCGGGTGCGGGATCCGGGGCAGCCCATCTGGCAGCTATCCGGCGGTAACCAGCAGAAGGCCGTCTTCGCCCGCTTCTTGCTGCGGCCGCCACGCCTGTTGCTGCTCGACGAGCCAACCCGGGGGGTCGACGTGGCCACCCGGTGGGAGATCTACCGGCTGGTGCGGGAGCTCAAGTCTCATGGCACCGCCGTGCTGATGGTCTCTTCGGAGCTCGCGGAGGTGCTGGAGATGTCCGACCGGATCCTGGTGCTCCAAGACGGCCGGCTCGTGACCACGCTGGACGGAGCGACGGCCACGGAGCAGGCGCTATCCATCCACATGGTCGGGAGGCAAACCGCATGACGAGCGTTTCCGAGGCCCCCGCCGGGACGTCTTTGCGGTACCGCTGGCGGCTCCGCCCGGCGAGCTATGGGACCTTCCTCGGGTTCCTGTTGATCCTGGCGCTCTTTTCAGCGCTGCGCCCGGACGCTTTCCTCAGCCCGACCAACTTGCGCAATATTCTGGAGCAAGTGGCCATCCTGGCCGTCATCACCGCGACGATGACCATCGTCATGGTGGCGGGCGACTTCGACCTCTCCGTTGGGTCGCTCGCGAGCCTGGCGGGGGTGACGACCGCCTCGCTGCTCGTGCGCGGGGTCGGGGTGCTGCCGGCGGTCGCGGCCGGATTCCTGCTCGGAGCCGCGGCCGGAGCGCTCAACGGACTGCTGGTGGCCTACCTCGGGCTTTCGGCGTTCGTGACGACCCTGGCCACGATGACCGCCTTCCGGGGGCTGGCGCTGTGGTACACGGACGGCTCCACCATCTTCGGCTTGCCGGACGCCTTCCTCGGGCTCGGCCAGGGCACCGTGGGGCCCGTCCCCGCGCCCGTGATCGTGATGGCCCTGGCCATGGCGGCCGTGTGGGTGGTGCTGGCCCAGACCACCACCGGCCGGCGATGGTACGCCGTCGGAGGGAACCCCGAGGCGGCGTATCTCTCGGGGGTCAACGTACAGCGTCTCCGCTTCGGGGCTTTCGTGCTGTCCGGGATCGGGGCGGCCGTGGCCGGGGTGGTGCTGACGAGCCGGCTCGCCTCCGCTCATCCCCTGGCCGGAGAGCCGTTCATGCTCACCTCCATCGCGGCCGTGTTCCTGGGGATGACCATGTTCAAGGACGGCCAGCCCAACGTGCCCGGCTCTCTGGTCGGCGTGTTGATCCTGGGCGTGCTCAGCAACGGCCTCAACATTCTCCAGGTCAACACCTACATCCAGGACGTGCTCACCGGCCTCATCATCGTAGCGGCCGTGCTCGTCTCCCGGCTGGCCGGAACGGGCGGGCGCCGCTCGTGATCACCCCGCGGGCGGGCACGTCTCTTTCGGAGGCCTTTGCCTCGGCGCGGCGCGCAGGGCGGCGGGCGCTCATCGGGTACCTGCCGGCCGGGTTTCCCGACGGAGACACCTTCGTGGACGTCGTCCGGGCGGCGGCGGGGGCAGGGCTCGACGTGCTGGAGCTCGGCCTGCCGGTCGCCGATCCGTATCTCGACGGCCCGGTCATCCAGGCCGCGCTTTCCCGGCAGCGGGCCGCCGGCGTGACCTTGCCGGAAGCCCTGGCGCTCGCCTGCCGGGTACGACGGGCGGCGGGCATCCCCGTGGTGGCCATGGGCTACGGCAAGCAACTGCCGGAGCCGGCGAGCGCACTCGTGCAGGCCCTGGCGGAGCGCGGCATCGACGGGGTGTTGCTGCCGGACCTGGATGAACGCGAGTTCGAAGCCCTGGCGAAGGCGGCCGCCGGGGCAGGCGTCGCAGCGGTGGCCTTCGCTTCGGCGGACTTACCCGAAGAGGCGCTGCAGCGCAGGGTGGCCGCTTGCGGCGGGTTCGTCTACGTGCAAAGCGGCGCACGGCGTACGGGCACACCCATCGACCCCGGCGAGGCGGGCATGCTCGTGCGGCGCGTGGATGCGGCCCGGGCCGGCCGCCCCATCCCGCTGGCCGTGGGCTTCGGGATCCGGGGGCCCGGGGACGTCCGGGCGGTGGCCGAGTTGCCGGTGGACGGGGTCATCGTCGGCACGGCCCTGGTCGAGGCCGCCGCGTCGAGCACCGAAGCGCTTCGCCGGGCGGTGCGCCGGCTCGCCGAAGCCGCCACCGGCCGCTGAGGCCATAGGCGAAAGGAGGAGCGCCTGCGTGACAGGAGAGGAGGTGGTCGCCTGCGTCGACGTGGGCACCACGGCCACCAAGGTGGCGCTGATGCGCCGGGACGGTGCCGTGGCGGCATCGGCGGCAAGCCGTGCCTATCCGACCATCACCGGCCCGGGCGGGCGAGTGGAACAGGACCCCGAGCAATGGTGGGCGGCGACGGGCGAGGCGCTGCGAGCCTGCGCGCCGCAACGCTTCCGTGTCGAGGCGCTGGTGCTGGGCGGCCAGATGCAGGACCTCATCGCGGTCGGCGTCCCTGCCGGGGAAGGCGAGAGGGTGGGCGGGAGCCGCGAGGCGCCGGATGATGGCCCGGGGACGCAGGAGAGATGGGGCGTGCTGCGGCCCGCCATCCTGTACGCCGACGTGAGAGCGACTCAGGAAGCGGAGCGTATACGCGCAGTGGTCGGCGCGCGCCGCTGGCACCAGTTGACCGGCAACCTTCAGGACGCCTCGAGCCTCCCGGCCAAGCTTCTGTGGCTGCAGCACCACGAGCCGGAGATGTACCGCCGGGCCCGGGCGATCTTCCTCGGCGCGCACGACTACGTCACGTGGCGGGCGTGCGGGGCGGTCGTGACCGACCCCACCACGGCGTCCACGACCGGCCTTCTCGACCTGGCGACCCGGCGATGGGCCCTCGACCTGCTCGAGGCGGTCGGCCTCCGGGGCGACTTCCTTCCCAGGCTGGTGCCACCCAGCGCGGTGGTGGGGGCCCTGTCCAGGGAAGCGGGCCGCCACCTGGGTTTACCGGCTGGGACCCCGGTCGTGCACGGCGCCGGCGACGCGGCCACGACGGCCCTGGGCGCCGGGGCGGGAGACCCGGGCCCGAGTTTCCTGTACCTCGGGACCAGCGGATGGCTTGCCCGGACCACCGGCGGCAAGCGGGCCGACCCGGATACGGGGGTCTTCACGCTGGCCCACCCGGAGCGCGGCAGGACCCTGCTCATCGGGCCCATGCTGACGGCGGCGGGCAATCTGGAGTGGATCCGCCGGGCCCTGGGAGGGCCCTCTTACGACGAACTCTCCGAGCTCGCCGGATCCGCCCCGCCGGGAAGCGGCGGCGTCCTCTACCTTCCCTATCCGGCGGGCGAACGCTCCCCTTTCCGCAACGCCGGGGCGCGAGCGTCGTTCGTGGGCATCCACCCGGCCACGGAGCGCGCCCACCTGGTGCGGGCGGTCATGGAGGGCGTGGCGTTCGCGTTTCGCACCATCGCAGAGGCCATGGGGGAGCCTGCGCGGAGTGCCGAGCCGTTGCTGGTGGCGGGAGGGGGCGCGCGCTCAGAGGTGTGGTGCAGCATCGTTGCCGGCGTCATGGGACGGCCCGTGCACCGCCTGGCGCGGGCCGAGGACGTGGGAGCGCGGGGCGGCGCCATCCTGGGAGGCATCGCCCTGGGGTGGTTCAACTCCTATCGCCCGGCGCCGGGATTTTTCCCCGTGGACAAGGTGTTCGAGCCGGGTGCCGATACGCCGGAGTATGAG is from Limnochorda sp. L945t and encodes:
- a CDS encoding xylulokinase, which translates into the protein MTGEEVVACVDVGTTATKVALMRRDGAVAASAASRAYPTITGPGGRVEQDPEQWWAATGEALRACAPQRFRVEALVLGGQMQDLIAVGVPAGEGERVGGSREAPDDGPGTQERWGVLRPAILYADVRATQEAERIRAVVGARRWHQLTGNLQDASSLPAKLLWLQHHEPEMYRRARAIFLGAHDYVTWRACGAVVTDPTTASTTGLLDLATRRWALDLLEAVGLRGDFLPRLVPPSAVVGALSREAGRHLGLPAGTPVVHGAGDAATTALGAGAGDPGPSFLYLGTSGWLARTTGGKRADPDTGVFTLAHPERGRTLLIGPMLTAAGNLEWIRRALGGPSYDELSELAGSAPPGSGGVLYLPYPAGERSPFRNAGARASFVGIHPATERAHLVRAVMEGVAFAFRTIAEAMGEPARSAEPLLVAGGGARSEVWCSIVAGVMGRPVHRLARAEDVGARGGAILGGIALGWFNSYRPAPGFFPVDKVFEPGADTPEYESSYRRFREVNPYLETKRGSMQ
- a CDS encoding sugar ABC transporter ATP-binding protein, whose translation is MNPLLVARGLVKQFPSLRALDGVNLTLRPGEVHGLVGQNGAGKSTLIRVLTGVMQPDEGSIEVHGRPVRYRSPAEALADGIAVVHQELSVVRTLDAAENLFLGRPYPRRGLSPLVDWGRLRETARTTLHRLHPDIPVDVPVGRLSPALQTLVAIARALLADARVLILDEPTASLAPEEVRHLFDVIRALREEGRGILYVSHRLGEVLELCDQVTILRDGRVVASRPAPDLDAAATVRLMTGRRVDGAAASAVVAQTAAGAKTPSEATARPLLEVRHLSGRRVRDVSFSVYRGEVVGVAGLMGSGRSELLRLLGGAERPAAGEIRLEGRVVTLRSPAQALRIGIARVPEERRAHALIAKASVRDNITLAHLGEFAAGGWWLRLGRERQAAAAMVSRLQIRVRDPGQPIWQLSGGNQQKAVFARFLLRPPRLLLLDEPTRGVDVATRWEIYRLVRELKSHGTAVLMVSSELAEVLEMSDRILVLQDGRLVTTLDGATATEQALSIHMVGRQTA
- the trpA gene encoding tryptophan synthase subunit alpha is translated as MITPRAGTSLSEAFASARRAGRRALIGYLPAGFPDGDTFVDVVRAAAGAGLDVLELGLPVADPYLDGPVIQAALSRQRAAGVTLPEALALACRVRRAAGIPVVAMGYGKQLPEPASALVQALAERGIDGVLLPDLDEREFEALAKAAAGAGVAAVAFASADLPEEALQRRVAACGGFVYVQSGARRTGTPIDPGEAGMLVRRVDAARAGRPIPLAVGFGIRGPGDVRAVAELPVDGVIVGTALVEAAASSTEALRRAVRRLAEAATGR
- a CDS encoding ABC transporter permease, whose protein sequence is MTSVSEAPAGTSLRYRWRLRPASYGTFLGFLLILALFSALRPDAFLSPTNLRNILEQVAILAVITATMTIVMVAGDFDLSVGSLASLAGVTTASLLVRGVGVLPAVAAGFLLGAAAGALNGLLVAYLGLSAFVTTLATMTAFRGLALWYTDGSTIFGLPDAFLGLGQGTVGPVPAPVIVMALAMAAVWVVLAQTTTGRRWYAVGGNPEAAYLSGVNVQRLRFGAFVLSGIGAAVAGVVLTSRLASAHPLAGEPFMLTSIAAVFLGMTMFKDGQPNVPGSLVGVLILGVLSNGLNILQVNTYIQDVLTGLIIVAAVLVSRLAGTGGRRS